In one Sphingobium sp. MI1205 genomic region, the following are encoded:
- a CDS encoding acyltransferase family protein yields MSGLPSRARLTELDALRGVGALCVLIFHYSTRFHELFPQAAHVPFSFPGGNYRVLLFFTISGFAIFFTLDRIASVADFTVNRIARLYPAYLVAMALTLSIEYLAKASQLLIGPGAILANITMLQGFAFLPEVDGAYWTLTVEIAFYFCMIEMWKWVGMRWLEPMFIPWLALRAIYGFWPDMPERIVMILVLRYVPFFIIGMLSYRVWAGQRSWRQQAIYAALALLSVAVMESWDVTLVACILLASFAALIAGYLRWVAVRPLVWMGGISYSFYLIHQHVGFVVMLKIAELGFSPWIGFLTAFLVALTLGTLINRVVERPAGEAILNWWRKRRRKSVALTEATAGST; encoded by the coding sequence GTGAGTGGATTGCCCTCTCGTGCCCGTCTGACGGAATTGGATGCATTGCGCGGCGTTGGTGCGCTGTGTGTGCTGATATTCCACTATTCCACACGCTTTCACGAATTGTTCCCGCAGGCAGCGCATGTGCCTTTCAGCTTTCCTGGCGGCAATTATCGGGTGCTGCTGTTCTTCACCATTTCGGGCTTCGCCATTTTCTTCACGCTGGACCGGATCGCGAGCGTGGCGGATTTCACCGTCAATCGCATAGCCCGGCTCTATCCCGCCTACCTGGTAGCCATGGCGCTGACGCTTTCGATCGAATATCTGGCCAAGGCATCGCAATTGCTGATCGGGCCCGGGGCTATCCTTGCGAATATCACCATGCTGCAGGGCTTTGCCTTTCTGCCCGAGGTGGATGGCGCCTATTGGACCTTGACGGTCGAGATCGCCTTTTACTTTTGCATGATTGAGATGTGGAAATGGGTTGGCATGAGGTGGCTGGAGCCCATGTTCATCCCGTGGCTGGCGCTCCGGGCGATTTATGGTTTCTGGCCAGACATGCCCGAACGCATCGTAATGATCCTGGTGCTGCGCTATGTGCCATTTTTCATCATCGGCATGCTATCCTATCGCGTATGGGCGGGACAGCGAAGCTGGCGGCAACAGGCGATCTATGCGGCGCTTGCCCTGCTATCGGTCGCAGTGATGGAAAGCTGGGACGTCACGCTGGTCGCTTGCATCCTGCTGGCCAGCTTCGCTGCGCTGATCGCGGGCTATTTGCGTTGGGTCGCTGTGCGGCCGCTCGTTTGGATGGGCGGCATCAGCTATTCCTTCTACCTCATCCACCAGCATGTCGGCTTTGTCGTGATGCTGAAGATTGCAGAACTGGGCTTTAGCCCCTGGATTGGTTTTCTGACTGCATTTCTTGTCGCCCTGACCCTGGGAACGCTGATCAACCGTGTCGTCGAACGGCCTGCGGGGGAGGCAATCCTGAACTGGTGGCGCAAGCGGCGTCGGAAGAGTGTGGCATTGACCGAGGCAACAGCCGGTTCCACCTGA
- a CDS encoding adenylate kinase, with translation MNIILLGPPGAGKGTQASRLVESRGMVQLSTGDMLRAAVKAQTPIGLKAKAVMEAGQLVSDEIVSGIIGEALDDLGVETGVIFDGYPRTEAQAHSLDGILADRGRTLDYVVELEVDEDALVERITGRFTCATCGEGYHDVFKQPKVEGQCDKCEGHEFKRRPDDNEQTVRTRMAEYRAKTSPILPIYEARGIVSRVDGMADMSDVSVAIAAILDQGQG, from the coding sequence ATGAATATCATTCTGCTGGGTCCTCCGGGAGCGGGCAAGGGCACGCAGGCGAGCCGCCTGGTGGAAAGCCGGGGCATGGTGCAACTGTCGACTGGCGACATGCTGCGAGCCGCAGTCAAGGCGCAGACGCCCATCGGCCTCAAGGCCAAAGCGGTCATGGAAGCGGGTCAATTGGTATCCGACGAGATCGTGTCGGGAATCATCGGCGAAGCGCTCGATGATCTTGGCGTCGAAACCGGGGTAATCTTCGATGGTTACCCGCGGACTGAGGCGCAGGCGCACTCGCTCGACGGGATTCTCGCTGATCGCGGCCGGACGCTTGATTATGTCGTGGAGTTGGAGGTCGATGAGGATGCGCTGGTCGAGCGCATCACTGGCCGCTTCACCTGCGCGACTTGCGGCGAGGGCTATCATGACGTCTTCAAGCAGCCCAAAGTCGAGGGTCAGTGCGACAAATGCGAGGGGCATGAATTCAAGCGTCGTCCTGACGATAACGAGCAAACCGTGCGGACCCGGATGGCCGAATATCGCGCCAAGACGTCGCCGATTCTGCCCATCTATGAAGCGCGCGGCATCGTGTCGCGTGTTGATGGCATGGCCGATATGAGCGATGTGAGCGTCGCGATCGCCGCAATCCTGGACCAGGGCCAAGGCTGA